A genomic window from Chitinophaga pollutisoli includes:
- a CDS encoding histidine kinase: MLNPANATVQSHAYPTVLPPAPSFFPGTAVTLTILFFLTGALVAGAFWWRERRMRRRMQDQYRLQGGKASLELQTIQTQMNPHFIYNSLNAIHSFILSSSTDLASSYLTRFSRLLRMTLEHSSREWITLEEDLETLDLYLQLETLRFEGQFDYDIQLLPGHPPLNVLIPPFLIQPYVQNAIWNRLLQREEGKGFIKIEVGRDNDGMFVRLEDNGIARHNAFHQHQQKTPAIAVAGERLHWINHRYHTHANITSGHKYDEHHQRTGTYTHFRLPDVRYDEVAPEARIFK, from the coding sequence ATGCTTAACCCCGCTAATGCCACGGTTCAATCGCATGCTTATCCAACGGTTCTCCCGCCTGCGCCATCGTTTTTCCCGGGTACCGCTGTAACGCTGACCATCCTTTTCTTCCTCACGGGAGCCCTCGTTGCAGGTGCTTTCTGGTGGCGGGAAAGACGGATGCGCCGCCGCATGCAGGATCAATACCGCCTCCAGGGCGGCAAAGCCTCGTTGGAACTGCAAACGATCCAGACGCAGATGAACCCGCATTTCATCTACAACAGCCTCAACGCCATCCATAGTTTCATCCTTTCTTCCAGCACCGACCTGGCTTCGTCGTACCTCACCCGCTTCAGCCGCCTCCTGCGCATGACGCTGGAACACAGCAGCCGCGAATGGATCACCCTGGAAGAAGACCTCGAAACCCTCGACCTCTACCTCCAGCTCGAAACCCTCCGCTTCGAAGGCCAGTTCGATTATGATATCCAATTACTCCCCGGCCACCCGCCGCTGAACGTCCTCATCCCGCCCTTCCTCATCCAGCCCTACGTGCAAAACGCCATCTGGAACCGCCTGCTGCAACGCGAAGAGGGCAAAGGGTTTATCAAAATCGAAGTAGGACGCGATAATGATGGCATGTTCGTAAGGCTGGAAGACAACGGCATCGCCCGCCACAACGCCTTCCACCAGCACCAGCAGAAAACGCCGGCTATCGCCGTGGCAGGAGAACGCCTTCACTGGATCAACCACCGCTACCACACCCACGCCAACATCACCTCCGGGCACAAATACGACGAGCACCACCAGCGCACAGGCACCTACACCCACTTTCGCCTGCCAGATGTCAGGTACGACGAAGTAGCGCCCGAAGCCCGGATTTTTAAGTAA
- a CDS encoding response regulator transcription factor — MKEATKASILLVEDEENLQEALKLNLELEGYEVTAVDNGTSALKAVKNEYFDLIILDIMLPEMDGLAVCENIRIQNNEVPILFLSAKNSSADRVLGLKKGGDDYMTKPFNLEELLLRVEKLIVKNKKIQDKDSVPNVYRFGNNMIDFAAQECVGKDGKHHELSKKETMLLKLLIENKGEVVTREKILQVVWGYNVYPTTRTIDNFILNFRKYFEEDSRNSRYFHSVRGVGYKFTDG; from the coding sequence ATGAAGGAAGCGACGAAAGCATCAATTTTGCTCGTAGAAGACGAAGAGAACCTGCAGGAAGCATTAAAACTCAACCTGGAGCTGGAGGGTTATGAGGTTACAGCGGTAGATAACGGGACCAGCGCCCTCAAAGCCGTCAAAAACGAGTATTTCGACCTGATCATACTCGACATCATGCTGCCCGAGATGGACGGCCTGGCGGTCTGCGAGAATATCCGGATACAGAACAACGAAGTGCCTATCCTCTTCCTCAGCGCCAAGAACAGCAGCGCCGACCGCGTGCTGGGGCTCAAGAAGGGAGGAGACGACTATATGACCAAGCCATTCAACCTGGAGGAATTGCTCCTCCGCGTGGAAAAGCTCATCGTCAAAAACAAGAAGATACAGGACAAGGACAGCGTTCCCAACGTTTACCGTTTTGGGAATAATATGATCGATTTCGCCGCGCAGGAATGTGTGGGGAAAGATGGTAAGCACCACGAGCTGTCTAAAAAGGAGACCATGCTGCTGAAGCTGCTCATCGAGAACAAAGGCGAGGTGGTGACCCGTGAAAAGATCCTGCAGGTGGTTTGGGGTTACAACGTATATCCTACGACCCGTACCATCGACAACTTCATCCTCAATTTCAGGAAGTACTTCGAGGAAGACAGCCGCAATTCCCGTTATTTCCATTCCGTTCGCGGGGTAGGGTACAAGTTTACCGACGGCTGA
- a CDS encoding ATP-binding protein — MKQATTALPGKKMITGIYIFVLVYTVVQLFWWGILLHQQSRQIAHYEQLELTHQMHQLSEPSAFMTEMQRLHHEERMRTLKYIGEGTIFLIVILAGAVIVYRAVWKQMRLQQQQQNFMMAVTHELKSPIAIVKLNLETLRKHKLDEEKQHKMLSATIRETNRLDQLCNNILLASQFEHQKSQPFFEPVDLSQLLEQAIQELRDRIQSHDIVSAIEPGIGMEADKFMITLMLNNLVENAVKYAPKGTEIRVSLGIEQNDLLMRVRDEGEGIPAAERSKIFMKFYRIGNENTRKSKGSGLGLYLTRKIVEQHGGTIIVDDNLPKGTCFEIRWQDYSPQPV, encoded by the coding sequence ATGAAACAAGCGACAACAGCCCTGCCGGGCAAGAAGATGATCACCGGCATCTACATTTTCGTGCTGGTGTACACCGTGGTACAGCTCTTCTGGTGGGGCATCCTGCTGCACCAGCAGTCGCGGCAGATCGCACATTACGAGCAGCTGGAACTGACGCACCAGATGCACCAGCTCAGCGAGCCTTCGGCTTTTATGACCGAAATGCAGCGCCTCCATCACGAAGAGCGCATGCGGACGCTGAAGTACATCGGGGAAGGCACCATCTTCCTCATCGTCATCCTCGCCGGCGCCGTGATCGTGTACCGCGCCGTGTGGAAGCAGATGCGGCTCCAGCAGCAGCAACAGAATTTCATGATGGCGGTTACGCACGAGCTGAAGAGCCCCATCGCCATCGTCAAACTCAACCTCGAAACGCTCCGGAAACATAAACTCGACGAAGAGAAGCAGCATAAAATGCTCAGCGCCACCATCCGGGAAACAAACCGGCTCGACCAGCTGTGCAACAACATCCTGCTGGCTTCCCAGTTTGAGCACCAGAAGTCGCAGCCGTTTTTTGAGCCGGTGGACCTGAGCCAGCTGCTGGAACAGGCCATCCAGGAACTGCGCGACCGGATACAAAGTCACGACATAGTGTCAGCCATCGAACCGGGGATCGGCATGGAGGCGGACAAGTTTATGATAACCCTGATGCTGAACAACCTGGTGGAGAATGCGGTGAAGTATGCGCCAAAGGGGACGGAGATCAGGGTAAGCCTCGGGATCGAACAGAACGACCTGCTGATGCGGGTTCGTGATGAGGGAGAAGGCATCCCCGCAGCGGAGCGGAGCAAGATTTTCATGAAGTTCTACCGCATCGGGAACGAGAATACCCGCAAGTCGAAGGGCTCCGGGCTGGGCCTTTACCTCACCCGGAAGATCGTGGAACAGCACGGCGGGACCATCATTGTGGATGACAACTTGCCGAAAGGCACGTGTTTTGAGATCAGATGGCAGGATTATTCCCCCCAACCTGTATAA